A window of the Sphaerobacter thermophilus DSM 20745 genome harbors these coding sequences:
- a CDS encoding transglycosylase SLT domain-containing protein, with protein MVRAPVKLVSVFVLLVALAVAATTALPERNGEPTPMVREGVQGWDPGPGAAELAPARRMLAEGDAEAAAASARQLVGDASPELDAAARLVLARSLLAVGEAGEALVVLTALRDGDRSPAIAAAADLLLGRVHAAMGQTAEALAAYRRAAERDPSVEVYAALRRIEVLRDSGQLEAAQDAAEAAAGLPAIRRTHVAVLEALREIQSELDDGNGYLATTHRLLDVATLPHYRAQLAFQAGQFELQIGQREAAIRDLQAAVSAAPDSAHAVAALDALIAQDAADAVEPYQRGLVLYHAGRDQDAIVAFTAALENDPTNHEARYYRGLSRARAGNVPGGVEDLREVARTASDRELAGRALEQAARWLESAGDTAGARAVYQEVLARYGNTGAAASARFRLGFMSYLERDFGAALTIWADGGDARVHFWLGKAREIAGDDAGARAAWEEAARLEPDGYYGLRAADLLGGEPVPSTGQALVGAVIGDAVWRELASWFPERGVDPNAAREALEAEPGLRRAMILLDAGMMQEAGWEIDALAEEHAGDVERLVTLGGVLAERGETTAAAEAVAPLVNVEEGQERSLPPILERLSYPIPYLDLLSEAAERHGADPLLLAALVRQESGFNPQARSSAGALGLAQIMPETGREIARRLGWQDFNPRDLLRPEVSLEFGARYLAERMERYNGYLFAALAAYNAGDSPVNEWLAAPGAEDPDVFAESIPYPETYDYVRRVYVNYQHFLRVYAQPDAGER; from the coding sequence ATGGTCCGAGCTCCCGTCAAACTCGTCTCGGTCTTCGTCCTGCTCGTCGCCCTGGCGGTCGCTGCGACGACCGCGTTGCCCGAACGGAACGGTGAGCCGACCCCGATGGTGCGCGAGGGCGTGCAGGGCTGGGACCCCGGTCCGGGAGCGGCGGAACTGGCTCCGGCGCGCCGGATGCTGGCCGAAGGGGACGCCGAGGCTGCGGCCGCGTCGGCGCGGCAGCTCGTGGGCGATGCGTCTCCGGAGCTGGACGCCGCGGCGCGGCTCGTGCTGGCCCGGTCGCTTCTGGCGGTGGGGGAGGCGGGCGAGGCGCTGGTAGTCCTGACCGCGCTGCGCGACGGAGACCGGTCGCCGGCAATCGCGGCAGCCGCGGATCTCCTGCTGGGCAGGGTGCACGCGGCAATGGGTCAGACAGCGGAGGCCCTCGCGGCCTACCGGCGAGCCGCGGAGCGGGACCCGAGCGTCGAAGTGTACGCTGCGCTGCGCCGCATCGAAGTGCTCCGCGATAGCGGGCAGCTTGAGGCGGCGCAGGATGCTGCTGAGGCCGCGGCGGGGCTCCCGGCGATCCGGCGGACCCACGTAGCTGTGCTGGAAGCGCTGCGGGAGATCCAGTCGGAGCTGGACGACGGCAATGGGTACCTCGCGACGACGCATCGCCTCCTCGACGTAGCGACGCTCCCCCACTATCGGGCACAGTTGGCGTTCCAGGCCGGGCAGTTCGAACTCCAGATCGGCCAGCGGGAAGCGGCGATCCGCGACCTGCAGGCTGCGGTCAGTGCGGCGCCGGACAGCGCGCATGCGGTAGCAGCGCTGGACGCGCTCATCGCACAAGACGCGGCGGATGCTGTTGAACCGTATCAACGCGGGCTGGTGCTCTATCACGCCGGGCGAGATCAAGACGCGATCGTCGCGTTCACCGCTGCGCTGGAGAACGATCCAACCAACCACGAAGCGCGCTACTACCGTGGACTCAGCCGTGCCCGCGCGGGGAACGTGCCTGGGGGGGTGGAGGACCTCCGCGAGGTGGCACGCACCGCGTCGGATCGCGAGCTGGCGGGGCGGGCGCTTGAGCAGGCGGCGAGGTGGCTGGAGAGCGCCGGCGATACGGCCGGGGCACGGGCCGTCTATCAGGAGGTGCTCGCGCGGTACGGGAACACCGGGGCTGCCGCATCGGCTCGGTTCCGCCTGGGCTTCATGAGTTACCTGGAGCGCGATTTCGGGGCGGCGCTGACGATCTGGGCGGATGGCGGAGACGCCCGCGTTCACTTCTGGTTGGGAAAAGCACGGGAGATCGCGGGGGACGACGCGGGTGCCCGCGCCGCGTGGGAGGAAGCGGCGCGGTTGGAACCCGATGGCTACTACGGTCTGCGCGCCGCTGATCTGCTCGGCGGTGAGCCCGTCCCGAGCACCGGGCAGGCACTGGTTGGTGCGGTCATTGGGGATGCGGTCTGGCGTGAGCTCGCATCATGGTTCCCGGAGCGAGGGGTAGACCCGAATGCGGCTCGGGAGGCGCTGGAGGCAGAGCCTGGCTTACGGCGCGCGATGATCTTGCTCGATGCCGGGATGATGCAGGAAGCCGGGTGGGAGATCGACGCGCTGGCTGAGGAGCACGCCGGGGATGTGGAGCGCCTCGTGACACTCGGCGGTGTGCTGGCGGAGAGGGGAGAGACGACTGCGGCCGCGGAAGCAGTGGCTCCGCTGGTCAACGTCGAGGAGGGACAGGAGCGGAGCCTGCCCCCGATCCTAGAGCGGTTGAGCTATCCCATCCCGTATCTGGATCTGCTATCCGAGGCCGCGGAGCGCCACGGGGCTGATCCGTTGCTGCTGGCAGCGTTGGTGCGGCAGGAGAGCGGGTTCAACCCGCAGGCACGCTCCTCGGCGGGAGCGCTCGGGCTTGCGCAGATCATGCCGGAGACCGGACGAGAGATCGCCCGCCGCCTGGGATGGCAGGACTTCAACCCGCGGGATCTGCTGCGGCCGGAGGTGAGCCTGGAGTTTGGTGCACGCTATCTGGCCGAGCGGATGGAACGGTACAACGGATACCTGTTCGCCGCGCTCGCGGCCTACAACGCTGGGGACAGTCCGGTCAACGAGTGGCTTGCTGCTCCGGGAGCGGAGGATCCGGACGTCTTCGCCGAGTCCATCCCGTACCCGGAAACGTACGACTACGTGCGCCGCGTCTACGTCAACTACCAGCATTTCCTGCGGGTGTACGCTCAGCCGGATGCGGGAGAGCGGTGA
- a CDS encoding ferritin-like domain-containing protein, which produces MDKQKLIDGLNHDLAGELAAIIQYLHFSATVTGLDRPQLSEFFESEIPDELGHAKFLANKIAALGGQPTTEPGPVKTATDSRGMLEAVLEAEKQAIANYNERIKQAEEFGDTGLKVQLEDIVSDETGHKEEVEKLLAKQPAVV; this is translated from the coding sequence ATGGATAAGCAGAAGTTGATTGACGGGCTGAACCACGACCTTGCCGGCGAGCTCGCCGCGATCATCCAGTACCTGCACTTCAGCGCCACCGTCACCGGGCTGGATCGGCCGCAACTGAGCGAGTTCTTCGAGAGCGAGATCCCGGATGAGCTGGGGCACGCCAAGTTCCTGGCGAACAAGATCGCCGCGCTTGGCGGGCAGCCGACCACTGAGCCGGGCCCGGTCAAGACGGCCACCGACAGCCGTGGGATGCTGGAGGCGGTGCTCGAGGCCGAGAAGCAAGCTATTGCCAACTATAACGAGCGGATCAAGCAGGCGGAGGAGTTCGGCGACACCGGCCTGAAGGTGCAGCTCGAAGACATCGTGTCCGATGAGACCGGACACAAAGAAGAGGTCGAGAAGCTCCTGGCCAAGCAGCCGGCCGTCGTCTAG
- a CDS encoding MFS transporter — MKLDTGQGTDAGRVASEWSVLRALIVTMIVNQTGVVIISPLVVDIAEAFNVSVSAAAQLRTASALVSAVLAPFVGIASERLGSRPLIIGGLFGVGLAGLGSALAPTFGVLLAVQAAGGLGIAALLSMGYAAVGDYFPPGRRAWAIGMVTVGQPLAWVVGLPLIGFLADTFSWRASFLGVPMAFSLVGLAFALRLPAPRRAAEREPGTRRGHGGALGSLIRDRSAVIWVIAELSAYTGWAGTLTFLGAFYISQYDLSAGLTSPLLSLTALGFVGGSLVAHRVSQGRRLPLVVLVSAVLSGALLVVALGRPMSLALTVVLLVAFGLSQGVRGATSSSLGLQQSPTHRGTLMALRAAVVQAGYVIGSIGNALLLPLGGFGLIGLSGALLLLVGGTMTALWVEERPG, encoded by the coding sequence GTGAAGCTCGACACAGGTCAGGGGACGGACGCAGGCCGGGTTGCGAGCGAGTGGTCGGTCCTCCGAGCGTTGATCGTCACGATGATCGTCAACCAGACGGGCGTGGTGATCATCAGTCCGCTGGTTGTGGACATCGCCGAGGCGTTCAACGTATCGGTATCGGCAGCCGCGCAGCTTCGGACTGCGTCGGCGCTGGTGTCGGCGGTCCTGGCGCCGTTCGTGGGAATCGCCTCTGAGCGACTCGGCAGCCGCCCGCTGATCATCGGCGGCCTGTTCGGCGTCGGGCTGGCCGGCCTGGGGAGTGCGCTGGCTCCCACATTCGGCGTCCTCCTGGCGGTGCAGGCTGCGGGCGGCCTGGGCATTGCCGCCCTCCTGTCGATGGGCTACGCCGCGGTCGGGGACTACTTCCCACCGGGGCGGCGGGCCTGGGCGATCGGCATGGTCACGGTCGGGCAGCCGCTGGCCTGGGTCGTGGGCCTGCCGCTGATCGGCTTCCTGGCTGACACGTTCTCCTGGCGGGCGAGCTTTCTCGGGGTGCCGATGGCGTTCAGCCTTGTGGGCCTCGCCTTCGCGCTGCGACTCCCGGCACCGCGACGCGCGGCGGAGCGCGAGCCAGGAACGCGGCGAGGGCACGGCGGAGCGCTGGGGAGCCTGATCCGTGACCGCTCGGCCGTCATCTGGGTCATCGCAGAGTTGAGTGCGTACACGGGGTGGGCCGGCACGCTCACGTTCCTCGGCGCCTTCTACATCTCGCAGTACGACCTGAGCGCGGGGTTGACGAGCCCGCTGCTGTCGCTGACGGCGCTCGGCTTCGTGGGCGGAAGTCTGGTTGCCCACCGGGTCAGCCAGGGGCGGCGGCTGCCGCTCGTTGTGCTGGTCTCCGCGGTGCTGTCCGGCGCGCTGCTGGTGGTTGCCTTGGGGCGGCCGATGTCACTAGCGCTGACCGTCGTGCTGCTGGTCGCGTTTGGGCTCAGTCAGGGCGTTCGGGGAGCTACGTCGAGCTCCCTCGGTCTCCAGCAATCGCCGACGCACCGAGGAACGTTGATGGCGCTCCGCGCAGCGGTGGTGCAGGCGGGGTACGTGATCGGTTCAATTGGGAATGCCCTGTTGCTGCCACTCGGTGGGTTCGGCCTCATCGGCTTGAGCGGCGCCCTGCTCCTCCTGGTCGGCGGGACCATGACGGCGCTCTGGGTCGAGGAGCGGCCCGGGTAG
- the gcvPB gene encoding aminomethyl-transferring glycine dehydrogenase subunit GcvPB has product MRTEPLIFELSKSGRQGVSMPPLDVPEAELPADLCRDSLPLPEVSEVDVIRHYTRLSQFNHAVDTGFYPLGSCTMKYNPKINELAARLPGFAQIHPLQDEETVQGALELMYGLQSYLAEISGFDAVTLQPAAGAHGELTGILIARAYFESIGDTGRTTVLVPDSAHGTNPATAAMAGYKVVTVPSDKSGNVDIDKLRELVGPDTAALMITNPNTLGLWDENIDEAIRLVHKAGGLVYNDGANFNAILGIARPGDLGVDIMHFNLHKTFSTPHGGGGPGAGPVGVKSHLIPFMPGPVVERVEGEEPTFRWKWPEKSIGKIHSFHGNFGMHVRAYTYIRMHGAEGLRQISEDAVLAANYLQARLKDRYEVPYDRRCMHEFVASANRQKKRGVRALDIAKRLLDFGVHPPTVYFPLIVDEALMIEPTETESIETLDYFIDVMRQIADEAEQKPEFVHAAPHNTFFKRLDEVRANRQLNLRWVPEESTPAAAD; this is encoded by the coding sequence ATGCGAACGGAGCCATTGATCTTCGAGTTGAGCAAGTCGGGCCGGCAGGGCGTGTCGATGCCGCCGCTGGACGTGCCGGAAGCCGAGCTGCCCGCTGACCTGTGCCGCGACAGCTTGCCCCTGCCGGAAGTCAGCGAGGTCGACGTGATTCGGCACTACACGCGCCTCTCGCAGTTCAACCACGCCGTCGACACCGGCTTCTATCCCCTCGGCTCCTGCACGATGAAGTACAACCCCAAGATCAATGAGCTGGCAGCGCGGCTGCCCGGGTTCGCCCAGATCCACCCGCTCCAGGATGAGGAGACGGTGCAGGGCGCGCTGGAGCTGATGTACGGGCTGCAAAGCTACCTGGCCGAGATCAGCGGGTTCGACGCCGTGACGCTCCAGCCCGCTGCCGGCGCCCACGGCGAGCTGACCGGTATTCTGATCGCCCGTGCCTACTTCGAGAGCATCGGCGACACCGGCCGGACCACCGTCCTCGTCCCCGACTCGGCGCACGGCACCAACCCGGCGACCGCCGCCATGGCCGGCTACAAGGTGGTCACCGTGCCCTCGGACAAGAGCGGCAACGTGGACATCGACAAGCTGCGCGAGCTGGTCGGCCCCGACACCGCGGCCCTGATGATCACCAACCCGAACACGCTGGGCCTCTGGGATGAGAACATCGACGAGGCCATCCGCCTGGTCCACAAGGCGGGCGGTCTGGTCTACAACGACGGCGCCAACTTCAACGCCATTCTGGGCATCGCCCGGCCCGGCGACCTCGGCGTGGACATCATGCACTTCAACCTGCACAAGACCTTCTCCACCCCGCACGGTGGGGGCGGCCCCGGCGCCGGCCCGGTCGGTGTGAAATCGCACCTTATCCCGTTCATGCCGGGCCCGGTGGTGGAACGGGTTGAGGGCGAGGAGCCGACTTTCCGCTGGAAGTGGCCGGAAAAGTCGATCGGCAAGATCCACTCGTTCCACGGCAACTTCGGCATGCACGTGCGCGCCTACACCTACATCCGGATGCACGGCGCAGAGGGACTCCGGCAGATCAGCGAGGACGCGGTGCTCGCTGCCAACTACCTCCAGGCACGCCTCAAGGACCGCTACGAGGTGCCGTACGACCGGCGGTGCATGCACGAGTTCGTCGCCAGCGCCAACCGGCAGAAGAAGCGCGGGGTGCGCGCGCTCGATATCGCGAAGCGCCTACTCGACTTCGGCGTGCACCCGCCGACGGTCTACTTCCCGCTGATCGTCGACGAGGCCCTGATGATCGAGCCGACCGAGACGGAGAGCATCGAGACGCTCGACTACTTCATCGACGTCATGCGCCAGATCGCGGACGAGGCCGAGCAGAAGCCGGAGTTCGTGCACGCGGCGCCGCACAACACGTTCTTCAAGCGGCTCGATGAGGTGCGCGCCAACCGGCAACTGAATCTGCGCTGGGTGCCGGAGGAGTCGACACCCGCCGCGGCCGACTAG
- a CDS encoding DUF1707 SHOCT-like domain-containing protein — translation MDDHARVSDAERERALIVLRQAAVDGRLTTEELLERTEAALTAQTRGDLAAVTRDLGRSVLPATSLPATRRIQAILGETKQAGHWRAEGQVDVLAVMADCKVDLLDAEIVGGELVLQVNAIMADVKIYVPEDVPVVLEAATVMSSVKENRRDVVPTSDAPTIRITGFALMSSLQVLDEDLPLMDRLNDMLYGREQRRARRRAARTTQRLDR, via the coding sequence ATGGACGACCATGCGCGAGTCAGCGACGCGGAACGGGAGCGTGCCCTTATCGTCCTTCGCCAAGCGGCCGTCGACGGGCGCCTGACGACCGAGGAACTCCTTGAGCGCACCGAGGCGGCGCTCACCGCCCAAACCCGAGGGGACCTTGCGGCGGTCACCCGTGACCTCGGCCGGAGCGTCCTGCCGGCGACCAGTCTGCCTGCAACGAGGCGAATCCAGGCGATCCTCGGAGAAACCAAGCAGGCTGGGCACTGGCGCGCCGAGGGACAGGTCGACGTGCTCGCGGTCATGGCCGACTGCAAGGTCGACCTTCTCGACGCCGAGATCGTCGGCGGCGAGTTGGTGCTCCAGGTCAATGCGATCATGGCGGATGTGAAGATCTACGTGCCCGAGGACGTCCCGGTCGTGCTGGAGGCGGCGACGGTCATGAGCAGCGTCAAGGAGAACCGACGGGATGTCGTCCCGACCTCCGACGCGCCGACCATCCGCATCACCGGCTTTGCCCTCATGAGCTCGCTCCAGGTTCTCGATGAAGATCTGCCACTCATGGACCGGCTGAACGACATGTTGTACGGGCGCGAGCAGCGGCGAGCGCGGCGCCGGGCGGCGCGTACCACCCAGCGACTCGACCGCTGA
- a CDS encoding DUF1385 domain-containing protein codes for MSDRTSYGGQAVMEGVMMRGRRDMAIAVRAPSGEIAVYHEPLSGSSWTQRVRPLPLIRGVFMLWDTMVLGMRALVFSANVSLTEGKLAEQERDDAGTLTGVALWGTVAVSLLFSIGLFFVAPLAVVGFVDRYISSSVLSNLIEGLIRLGLLIGYMLFIGQLKDIRRVFGFHGAEHKAINAYEAGDPLDVEHVRRHSISHPRCGTGFLLIVVLLSILVFALLGRPPMFWRVVSRIALVPFIAALAYEFIKWTANHMDNRLVRLLVSPSMALQRLTTREPDDGMIVAAIVSLKRVLLAEGKISADEVYGPGVVPVDETGRVLEPERIPVAAEPAIEASS; via the coding sequence ATGTCGGATCGAACATCCTACGGCGGTCAGGCGGTCATGGAAGGCGTCATGATGCGAGGCCGTCGCGACATGGCTATTGCCGTTCGGGCCCCCAGCGGCGAGATCGCCGTTTACCACGAGCCGTTGTCCGGTAGTAGTTGGACCCAACGAGTGCGCCCACTCCCGCTCATCCGAGGTGTGTTCATGCTCTGGGACACGATGGTCCTGGGGATGCGCGCCCTCGTCTTCTCGGCCAACGTCAGCCTCACCGAGGGGAAGCTGGCGGAGCAGGAGCGGGACGACGCCGGGACGTTGACCGGGGTCGCCCTCTGGGGGACGGTGGCGGTTTCGCTCCTCTTTTCCATTGGGTTGTTCTTCGTGGCTCCCCTGGCGGTCGTCGGGTTCGTCGACCGCTACATCAGCAGTAGCGTGCTCAGCAACCTGATCGAGGGCTTGATCCGCCTCGGGCTGCTGATCGGCTACATGCTGTTCATCGGCCAGCTCAAGGACATCCGCCGGGTCTTCGGCTTCCACGGTGCCGAGCACAAGGCGATCAACGCCTACGAGGCGGGTGACCCGCTCGACGTTGAGCACGTGCGGCGGCACAGCATCAGCCACCCGCGGTGCGGCACCGGGTTCCTGCTGATCGTCGTGCTTCTCTCGATCCTGGTGTTCGCGCTGCTGGGGAGGCCGCCGATGTTTTGGCGCGTCGTCTCCCGCATCGCGCTGGTGCCGTTCATCGCAGCGCTCGCCTACGAGTTCATCAAGTGGACGGCGAACCACATGGACAACCGGCTCGTGCGGCTGCTGGTCAGCCCCAGCATGGCGCTGCAGCGGCTGACGACACGCGAGCCGGACGACGGAATGATCGTCGCCGCGATCGTGTCGCTCAAGCGGGTGCTCCTGGCCGAAGGGAAGATCTCCGCAGACGAGGTGTACGGCCCTGGCGTGGTCCCGGTGGATGAGACGGGGCGGGTGCTGGAACCGGAGCGGATCCCGGTGGCGGCCGAGCCCGCGATCGAGGCGAGTTCGTGA
- the argH gene encoding argininosuccinate lyase, translating to MTESQPGGAAGKLWGGRFSRPTDALVDELNASIGFDRRLYRQDIMGSIAHVRMLARQGIIPKDDAAKIEQGLRQIYDEIRRGEHEFRLADEDIHLSVERRLREIIGPAAGRLHTGRSRNDQVALDFRLWTREALIRLAAGLTDTIGALLEIAERHPDAIMPGYTHVQRAQPVLLAHHMLAYVEMLFRDLDRLRDAYRRVNLSPLGAGALAGVTYPIDRQFVADLLGFDGVCANSLDAVSDRDFVVDLLSACAQIMLHLSRLAEEIILWSSSEFGFIELDDAFATGSSIMPQKKNPDVAELIRGKTGRVYGHLMGMLTVGKGLPLAYNKDLQEDKEGAFDTVDTVLLILRVLPPMLRTTRFRTDRMLTAAGEGFTLATDVADHLVRHGLPFREAHEIVGRVVAYCVEQGKDLPDLTPEEWGRFSPLLVESPPPLTPADAIAAREMLGGTGARHVADARIAAAAARDEWVRWVDGRAEALAAVSRRLGLEDTDDGPEGGPGDRNPR from the coding sequence GTGACCGAGTCGCAGCCCGGTGGCGCGGCAGGCAAGCTCTGGGGCGGGCGCTTCAGCCGCCCGACCGATGCGCTGGTCGATGAGTTGAATGCCTCGATCGGCTTCGATCGGCGCCTCTACCGGCAGGACATCATGGGCTCGATCGCCCACGTGCGCATGCTCGCCCGCCAGGGGATCATCCCCAAGGACGACGCGGCGAAGATCGAGCAGGGCCTGCGTCAGATCTACGACGAGATCCGACGCGGGGAGCACGAGTTCCGGCTGGCGGACGAGGACATTCACCTCAGCGTCGAACGGCGGCTGCGCGAGATCATCGGGCCCGCTGCCGGGCGGCTCCATACCGGGCGGAGCCGAAACGATCAGGTCGCGCTTGACTTTCGCCTCTGGACGCGGGAGGCCCTGATTCGTCTTGCGGCGGGACTCACCGACACCATCGGCGCGCTGCTGGAAATCGCGGAGCGCCATCCGGACGCAATCATGCCGGGTTACACGCACGTCCAGCGCGCCCAGCCCGTGCTGCTGGCGCACCACATGCTCGCCTACGTCGAGATGCTCTTCCGCGATCTGGACCGGCTGCGCGACGCCTACCGCCGCGTCAACCTGTCGCCGCTCGGGGCCGGCGCGCTGGCAGGAGTCACCTACCCGATCGACCGGCAGTTCGTCGCCGACCTGCTCGGGTTCGACGGGGTCTGCGCCAACAGCCTCGATGCCGTCTCCGACCGCGACTTCGTGGTGGACCTGCTGAGCGCCTGCGCGCAGATCATGCTGCACCTGTCGCGGCTGGCTGAAGAGATCATCCTCTGGTCGAGCAGCGAGTTCGGTTTCATCGAACTCGACGACGCCTTCGCCACCGGCAGCAGCATCATGCCGCAGAAGAAGAACCCGGATGTGGCGGAGTTGATCCGGGGCAAGACGGGCCGGGTCTACGGTCACCTGATGGGAATGCTGACCGTCGGCAAGGGTCTGCCGCTCGCCTACAACAAGGACCTACAGGAGGATAAAGAAGGCGCGTTCGACACGGTCGACACGGTGCTGCTCATCCTCCGCGTGCTACCGCCGATGCTGCGCACGACCCGGTTCCGCACCGACCGCATGCTGACTGCGGCAGGGGAGGGCTTCACGCTCGCCACCGACGTGGCGGACCACCTCGTGCGGCATGGGCTGCCGTTCCGTGAGGCGCACGAGATCGTCGGTCGGGTGGTGGCCTACTGTGTCGAGCAGGGGAAGGACCTCCCAGATCTTACGCCCGAGGAGTGGGGTCGCTTCTCTCCGCTCTTGGTCGAAAGTCCCCCGCCGCTGACGCCGGCCGATGCCATCGCGGCACGGGAGATGCTCGGCGGGACGGGTGCGCGCCATGTGGCCGACGCCCGGATCGCGGCGGCCGCGGCGCGCGACGAATGGGTCCGCTGGGTCGACGGCCGCGCTGAGGCGCTGGCCGCCGTCTCCCGGCGTCTCGGGCTGGAGGACACTGATGACGGCCCTGAAGGGGGACCAGGAGACCGGAATCCGCGATGA
- a CDS encoding GNAT family N-acetyltransferase, with translation MTALKGDQETGIRDDEVRTWVVTSLAEMAEVYAIRHEVFVEEQHLTRSVRDDPDDRYSVHVLGAVGGQTAGTGRITFYGDEAQIVWVAVRKPYRGRGVGRAIMEHLLRLARDQGSRIVTLNAQTHALTFYEALGFRPIGRRFFMSNIEHQYMAKEM, from the coding sequence ATGACGGCCCTGAAGGGGGACCAGGAGACCGGAATCCGCGATGACGAGGTGCGCACCTGGGTTGTGACCTCGCTGGCGGAGATGGCCGAGGTCTACGCGATCCGCCATGAGGTCTTCGTCGAGGAGCAGCACCTGACGCGCAGCGTGCGCGATGACCCGGACGATCGCTACAGTGTCCACGTGCTCGGCGCGGTGGGCGGGCAGACGGCGGGTACCGGCCGGATCACCTTCTACGGTGACGAGGCGCAGATCGTCTGGGTCGCGGTGCGGAAGCCGTACCGTGGGCGGGGCGTGGGCCGCGCGATCATGGAGCATCTGCTGCGTCTCGCCCGGGACCAGGGGAGCCGTATCGTTACCCTCAACGCCCAAACCCACGCACTCACCTTCTACGAGGCCCTCGGGTTCCGCCCCATCGGACGCCGCTTCTTCATGTCCAACATCGAGCATCAGTACATGGCCAAGGAGATGTGA
- a CDS encoding carboxymuconolactone decarboxylase family protein gives MATLKMVPEEQAPEEVRAAYEQIKAGFGAGRVPAIYKVLANNPRLLAAAVENRARIMDEGELDPVLKEWLAWATVTLANNAFGVKVHTARLKKLGVTDAQIIEGLSVLQYFTGISAVINGLAMDDDVDPEVLAALG, from the coding sequence ATGGCGACGCTGAAGATGGTGCCGGAGGAGCAAGCCCCAGAGGAGGTGCGCGCGGCGTACGAGCAGATCAAGGCTGGCTTCGGTGCCGGGCGGGTGCCCGCGATCTACAAGGTGCTGGCGAACAACCCGCGGCTGCTCGCGGCGGCGGTGGAGAACCGAGCGCGGATCATGGACGAGGGGGAGTTGGATCCCGTCCTGAAGGAGTGGCTGGCCTGGGCCACGGTCACGCTCGCGAACAACGCTTTCGGAGTGAAGGTGCACACCGCGCGGTTGAAGAAGCTCGGGGTGACCGACGCGCAGATCATCGAGGGCCTGTCGGTGCTGCAGTACTTCACTGGCATCAGCGCCGTAATAAACGGGCTGGCGATGGATGACGACGTGGACCCGGAGGTGCTGGCGGCGCTGGGGTAG